From the Lolium rigidum isolate FL_2022 chromosome 2, APGP_CSIRO_Lrig_0.1, whole genome shotgun sequence genome, one window contains:
- the LOC124688551 gene encoding auxin-responsive protein SAUR32-like yields the protein MQGEEKKGKVKKGWLAVMVDEDQRRFVIPIAYLYHPLFCRLLEAARDTYSYHSSGPLCLPCSVEEFLRMRALIERDTHSSSSSHRVHMAPCTRAKVTS from the coding sequence ATGCAGGGTGAGGagaagaaggggaaggtgaagaaggggTGGCTGGCGGTGATGGTCGACGAGGACCAGCGGCGGTTCGTCATCCCCATCGCCTACCTCTACCACCCGCTCTTCTGCCGGctgctggaggcggcgcgggacACCTACAGCTACCACTCGTCCGGTCCGCTGTGCCTCCCTTGCTCTGTCGAGGAGTTCCTCCGCATGCGCGCGCTCATCGAGCGGGACACGCACTCGTCCTCGTCATCGCACCGTGTGCACATGGCCCCGTGCACCCGCGCTAAGGTCACGTCGTGA